In Luteimonas sp. MC1750, the following proteins share a genomic window:
- a CDS encoding heme lyase CcmF/NrfE family subunit translates to MLPEIGQAALALALVLAVLQGIAGLAGAARGREELAAVTRPAALAQLVLVLAAYVLLTMAFITGDFSVRYVADNSNSLLPLVYRYTAVWGSHEGSLLLWALMLAVWNAAVALMSRRIPWSFRARALGIIGLVAVGFLSFMVFTSNPFDRLLPAAVEGHDLNPLLQDPGMIIHPPLLYIGYIGFVVPFAFSLAALLEGVVDARWLRWSRPWTNIAWAFLTVGIAMGSWWAYYELGWGGWWFWDPVENASFMPWLVGAALIHSQAVTEKRGSFGSWTMLLAIAAFSLSLLGAFLVRSGVLTSVHSFAADPSRGLFILVFLGAVIGGALLVYVMRAPRLAQGKPFSVSSRETLLLVNNLLLASACAMVLFGTLYPLLADALDLGKVSVGPPYFGTLFLVLMAPLVMLVPFGPLTRWQQEQASRPMAMLAPWLALALGLGVAAWFQAPQGAVKTGFGVFAAAWVALGTLRFVWTRIRAKGRSFTPEMLGMVLGHLGIAVFVVGAMLVEAQNVLREVPMLPGQTQTIGRYDFRFDGVDRVQGPNYMADRGHVQVFRDDRPLVLLHPEKRAYASGGQVMTDAGIHAGLRADIFVALGEPLGNDAWAVRLHVKPFVRWIWAGALLMALGAVVVAFDRRFRLPLKKEDAR, encoded by the coding sequence GTGCTGCCGGAGATCGGCCAGGCCGCGCTCGCCCTGGCGCTGGTGCTCGCGGTCCTGCAGGGCATCGCCGGCCTGGCCGGGGCCGCGCGCGGCCGCGAGGAACTGGCCGCGGTGACCCGTCCGGCCGCGCTGGCGCAGCTGGTGCTGGTGCTGGCCGCGTACGTGCTGCTGACGATGGCCTTCATTACCGGCGACTTCTCGGTCAGGTACGTCGCCGACAATTCCAACAGCCTGCTGCCGCTCGTCTACCGCTACACCGCGGTCTGGGGCTCGCACGAGGGCTCGCTGCTGCTGTGGGCGCTGATGCTGGCGGTGTGGAACGCCGCGGTCGCGCTGATGTCGCGGCGCATTCCGTGGAGCTTCCGCGCGCGCGCACTGGGCATCATCGGACTGGTGGCGGTGGGCTTCCTGTCGTTCATGGTGTTCACGTCGAATCCGTTCGACCGCCTGCTGCCCGCGGCGGTCGAAGGCCATGACCTGAACCCGCTGCTGCAGGATCCGGGGATGATCATCCATCCGCCGCTGCTGTACATCGGCTACATCGGCTTCGTGGTGCCGTTCGCCTTCTCGCTCGCCGCACTCCTGGAAGGCGTGGTCGACGCGCGCTGGCTGCGCTGGTCGCGGCCCTGGACCAACATCGCCTGGGCGTTCCTGACCGTCGGCATCGCCATGGGCAGCTGGTGGGCCTATTACGAACTCGGCTGGGGCGGCTGGTGGTTCTGGGATCCGGTGGAGAACGCCAGCTTCATGCCGTGGCTGGTCGGCGCGGCGCTGATCCATTCGCAGGCGGTGACCGAGAAGCGCGGAAGCTTCGGCAGCTGGACCATGCTGCTGGCGATCGCGGCGTTCTCGCTGTCGCTCCTCGGCGCGTTCCTGGTGCGCTCGGGCGTGCTGACCAGCGTGCACTCCTTCGCCGCCGACCCGTCGCGCGGCCTCTTCATCCTGGTCTTCCTCGGCGCGGTCATCGGTGGCGCGCTGCTGGTGTACGTGATGCGGGCGCCGCGGCTGGCGCAGGGCAAGCCGTTCTCGGTGTCCTCGCGCGAGACCCTGCTGCTGGTCAACAACCTGCTGCTGGCCTCGGCCTGTGCGATGGTGCTGTTCGGCACCCTGTACCCGCTGCTGGCCGACGCGCTCGACCTGGGCAAGGTCTCGGTTGGTCCGCCCTACTTCGGCACCCTGTTCCTGGTGCTGATGGCGCCGCTGGTGATGCTGGTGCCGTTCGGGCCGCTGACCCGCTGGCAGCAGGAGCAGGCGTCGAGGCCGATGGCGATGCTGGCGCCGTGGCTGGCGCTCGCGCTGGGGCTGGGCGTGGCGGCGTGGTTCCAGGCGCCGCAGGGCGCGGTGAAGACCGGGTTCGGCGTGTTCGCCGCGGCCTGGGTGGCGCTGGGCACGCTGCGCTTCGTCTGGACCCGCATCCGCGCGAAGGGCCGCAGCTTCACCCCCGAGATGCTGGGCATGGTGCTGGGCCACCTCGGCATCGCGGTGTTCGTGGTCGGCGCGATGCTGGTCGAGGCGCAGAACGTGCTGCGCGAGGTGCCGATGCTGCCGGGCCAGACCCAGACCATCGGCCGCTACGACTTCCGCTTCGACGGCGTCGACCGCGTGCAGGGTCCCAACTACATGGCCGACCGCGGCCACGTGCAGGTGTTCCGCGATGACCGGCCGCTGGTGCTGCTGCATCCGGAAAAGCGCGCCTATGCCAGCGGCGGCCAGGTGATGACCGACGCCGGCATCCACGCCGGCCTGCGCGCCGACATCTTCGTGGCCCTGGGCGAGCCGCTGGGCAATGACGCGTGGGCGGTGCGCCTGCACGTGAAGCCCTTCGTGCGCTGGATCTGGGCCGGCGCGCTGCTGATGGCGCTGGGCGCCGTGGTGGTGGCCTTCGACCGCCGCTTCCGCCTGCCGCTGAAGAAGGAGGATGCGCGATGA
- a CDS encoding tetratricopeptide repeat protein → MTAVFLLVVLLVAVLATAMVAAPLRRASPRTWLVVMAAVPVLSLGLYQTLGTPAALDPAARRPVADGLDAATQVDPAEFAQAIAELRTELERNPEQPEGWVLLARSMSVQGDHAAAHDAYSRALRLVPDEPALMVEVAQSSAQAHPQNRFSDDAVALLQRALSLQPGNQRARWFLGVAQRQRGLDAEAAATWEGLLPQVDEATASSLRPQIAQAREAAGLPPLDQATAPAAGMATPSSDATAARGSTAAGTAAGGLRIRLSLAPGVAERVGPEATVFVMARHPDGPPMPVAAERHPVSALPLDIVLDDGDSPMPTQLLSQLDAAVVSARISARGTVERRADDVEAAPVRVILPNAGTVELVIGAE, encoded by the coding sequence ATGACCGCGGTCTTCCTCCTCGTCGTGCTGCTCGTCGCGGTGCTGGCCACCGCCATGGTCGCCGCCCCGCTGCGACGTGCCTCGCCGCGCACCTGGCTGGTGGTGATGGCGGCGGTCCCGGTGCTGTCGCTGGGCCTGTACCAGACCCTCGGCACGCCCGCCGCGCTCGACCCCGCCGCCAGAAGACCGGTCGCCGATGGACTCGATGCCGCCACCCAGGTCGATCCGGCGGAGTTCGCCCAGGCCATCGCGGAGCTGCGCACGGAACTCGAACGCAATCCGGAGCAGCCCGAAGGCTGGGTGCTGCTTGCACGCTCGATGTCGGTCCAGGGTGACCATGCGGCCGCGCACGACGCCTACAGCCGGGCGCTGCGGCTGGTGCCGGACGAACCGGCGCTGATGGTCGAGGTCGCGCAGTCCAGCGCGCAGGCGCATCCGCAGAACCGCTTCAGCGACGACGCGGTGGCGCTGCTGCAACGCGCGCTGTCGCTACAGCCGGGCAACCAGCGCGCACGCTGGTTCCTGGGCGTCGCCCAGCGCCAGCGCGGCCTGGATGCCGAGGCGGCGGCCACTTGGGAAGGGCTGCTGCCACAGGTCGACGAAGCCACCGCTTCCAGCCTGCGGCCACAGATCGCGCAGGCCCGCGAGGCCGCCGGCCTGCCGCCGCTGGACCAAGCCACGGCTCCCGCTGCGGGCATGGCCACGCCATCGTCCGACGCGACCGCGGCCCGCGGCTCCACGGCTGCGGGCACCGCCGCCGGCGGCCTGCGGATCCGCCTGAGCCTTGCGCCAGGCGTGGCCGAGCGGGTTGGCCCGGAGGCCACGGTCTTCGTCATGGCGCGCCACCCCGACGGGCCGCCGATGCCGGTCGCCGCCGAGCGCCACCCGGTGTCGGCCCTGCCGCTGGACATCGTGCTCGACGACGGCGACAGCCCGATGCCGACCCAGCTGCTCTCCCAGCTGGACGCGGCGGTCGTCTCGGCGCGGATCTCCGCGCGCGGCACGGTCGAACGCCGTGCCGATGACGTGGAAGCCGCTCCGGTGCGGGTCATCCTGCCCAACGCGGGCACGGTCGAGCTGGTGATCGGCGCGGAGTGA
- a CDS encoding homoserine O-acetyltransferase has translation MTEFIPPGTRWIELPAGFAMKRGGVLPQGRIAYETWGRRNAAGDNSILILTGLSPDAHAAASAHDPSPGWWEPMVGPGKAIDTDRWHVVCVNSLGSCKGSSGPASVDPATGQPWRLAFPDVAIEDVADTAAHVVRALGIGRLACVVGNSMGGMAALALLARHPGISRSHVNVSGAARALPFSIAIRSLQREAIRLDPHWNNGEYDEARYPESGMRMARKLGVITYRSALEWDGRFGRVRLDSDRRDDEDPFGLEFEVESYLEAHARRFVRNFDPNCYLYLSRCMDWFDIGESCGGTTAQGLAKIQVERALAIGVQTDILFPLQQQEEIADGLRAGGAASTFLPLESPQGHDAFLVDFARFSPAVGDFLAAL, from the coding sequence ATGACCGAATTCATCCCGCCCGGCACGCGCTGGATCGAGCTGCCCGCCGGCTTCGCCATGAAGCGCGGCGGCGTCCTGCCGCAGGGCCGCATCGCGTACGAGACCTGGGGCCGGCGCAATGCCGCCGGCGACAACTCCATCCTGATCCTCACCGGACTATCGCCGGACGCACACGCCGCGGCGAGCGCCCACGACCCCTCCCCCGGCTGGTGGGAGCCCATGGTCGGGCCCGGCAAGGCGATCGACACCGACCGCTGGCACGTGGTCTGCGTGAACTCGCTGGGCAGCTGCAAGGGATCCAGCGGCCCGGCGTCGGTCGACCCGGCCACCGGGCAGCCCTGGCGGCTCGCCTTTCCCGACGTCGCCATCGAGGACGTGGCCGACACGGCCGCCCACGTGGTGCGCGCGCTGGGCATCGGTCGGCTGGCCTGCGTCGTCGGCAACTCGATGGGTGGCATGGCGGCGCTGGCGCTGCTGGCGCGGCATCCCGGCATCTCGCGCAGCCACGTCAACGTGTCCGGCGCGGCGCGCGCGCTGCCGTTCTCGATCGCGATCCGATCGCTTCAGCGCGAAGCCATTCGCCTGGACCCGCACTGGAACAACGGCGAGTACGACGAGGCGCGCTATCCCGAGAGCGGGATGCGCATGGCGCGCAAGCTCGGCGTCATCACCTATCGTTCGGCGCTCGAGTGGGACGGACGTTTCGGCCGCGTGCGCCTGGACTCCGACCGCCGCGACGACGAAGACCCGTTCGGGCTCGAGTTCGAGGTCGAGAGCTACCTCGAGGCGCACGCGCGGCGCTTCGTGCGCAACTTCGACCCGAACTGCTACCTCTACCTGAGCCGCTGCATGGACTGGTTCGACATCGGCGAATCCTGCGGCGGCACCACCGCCCAGGGCCTGGCGAAGATCCAGGTCGAGCGCGCGCTGGCGATCGGCGTGCAGACCGACATCCTGTTCCCGCTGCAGCAGCAGGAGGAGATCGCCGATGGCCTGCGCGCAGGCGGCGCGGCCTCGACGTTCCTGCCGCTGGAGTCGCCCCAGGGGCACGATGCCTTCCTGGTCGATTTCGCGCGTTTCTCTCCCGCGGTCGGCGACTTCCTGGCCGCGCTGTGA
- a CDS encoding cysteine dioxygenase family protein produces MSKSSEGAGGALPDVPFHGRERLVAGIDQALAAGDCHAVTAALRVVMCELIRDPGVRLPDCVHSPIEDHYARRELYRSPTHGYSVVAMTWGPGQGTPIHDHAGCWCVEGVWEGELEITQFELVERDGDRFRFRSAGGLQAGPGSAGSLIPPHEYHTIRNADPRAIAVSLHVYEGPLEQCSRFEQASGEWYLRVDTALRTDQAA; encoded by the coding sequence ATGAGCAAGTCCAGCGAAGGCGCCGGCGGCGCCCTGCCCGACGTCCCGTTCCACGGTCGCGAGCGCCTGGTCGCCGGCATCGACCAGGCCCTGGCGGCCGGTGACTGCCACGCGGTGACCGCGGCGCTGCGCGTCGTCATGTGCGAGCTGATCCGCGACCCGGGCGTGCGCCTGCCCGACTGCGTGCACAGCCCGATCGAGGACCACTACGCGCGCCGCGAGCTCTATCGCAGCCCGACGCACGGCTACAGCGTGGTGGCGATGACCTGGGGTCCCGGACAGGGCACGCCGATCCATGACCATGCCGGCTGCTGGTGCGTCGAGGGCGTCTGGGAAGGCGAACTCGAGATCACCCAGTTCGAGCTGGTCGAGCGCGACGGCGACCGCTTCCGTTTCCGCTCCGCCGGCGGCCTGCAGGCAGGCCCCGGCAGCGCCGGCAGCCTGATCCCGCCGCACGAGTACCACACCATCCGCAACGCCGATCCGAGGGCCATCGCCGTTTCGCTGCATGTCTACGAGGGACCGCTGGAGCAGTGCTCGCGATTCGAGCAGGCCTCGGGCGAGTGGTATCTGCGCGTCGACACCGCCTTGCGCACCGACCAGGCTGCATGA
- the phaE gene encoding class III poly(R)-hydroxyalkanoic acid synthase subunit PhaE: MLGNPQGDFESLARRYWAAWGDVLRGAAPAAATIPGMGGPQLPPGVEAWQESLDLWTRLAHGGRTEANDAVGHFNTQARQWYARMQEVAARFAGQETNAVDVARAWKEALGAAGENPFPEMLRSLRGHGLQGLEQWVEDSSPWLQSVRDEGTSWLRMPAFGAGREQQERIQQLAGHMVDYQQASSAYAALMAKAQQEAFLIFENRLIDHEEPGRQLQSGRALFDLWIDAAEEAYADIALSPEFRDVYGQLVNAQMRVRGGVQRMVEDATAQLGMPTRSELDGAHRKLAQLEREVRRLRDALGRTPQPGAAEPVGAGTTAAPARRRGAAAPAPAKRGGSASRKAAKTAARAGTSGAAARRAAAAPAAAPKKAARRASSARSGFGGAISGSVPRAPEPIAKKGPAKAAKSVGKGSSRGPAAKAAKPVKKGRR; this comes from the coding sequence ATGCTGGGCAATCCTCAGGGTGATTTCGAGTCGCTGGCGCGACGCTACTGGGCCGCATGGGGCGACGTGCTGCGCGGCGCGGCGCCGGCCGCGGCGACCATTCCCGGGATGGGCGGACCGCAGCTGCCCCCCGGCGTCGAGGCCTGGCAGGAATCGCTGGACCTGTGGACGCGCTTGGCGCACGGGGGCCGCACCGAGGCCAACGACGCGGTCGGGCATTTCAACACCCAGGCCCGCCAGTGGTACGCCCGCATGCAGGAAGTCGCGGCGCGTTTCGCCGGGCAGGAAACCAACGCGGTGGACGTCGCGCGCGCCTGGAAGGAAGCCCTGGGCGCCGCCGGCGAAAATCCCTTCCCCGAGATGCTGCGCAGCCTGCGCGGGCACGGCCTGCAGGGCCTGGAGCAGTGGGTGGAGGATTCTTCGCCCTGGCTGCAGTCGGTGCGCGACGAGGGCACGTCCTGGCTGCGGATGCCGGCCTTCGGCGCCGGCCGCGAGCAGCAGGAGCGGATCCAGCAGCTCGCCGGCCACATGGTCGATTACCAGCAGGCGTCCAGCGCCTATGCCGCACTGATGGCGAAGGCGCAGCAGGAGGCCTTCCTGATCTTCGAAAACCGGCTGATCGACCACGAAGAGCCGGGCCGGCAGCTGCAGTCCGGGCGCGCGCTGTTCGATCTCTGGATCGACGCCGCCGAGGAAGCCTATGCCGACATCGCGCTGTCGCCGGAATTCCGCGACGTCTACGGCCAGCTGGTGAACGCGCAGATGCGCGTGCGCGGCGGCGTGCAGCGCATGGTCGAGGACGCCACCGCGCAGCTGGGCATGCCCACGCGCAGCGAGCTCGACGGCGCGCATCGCAAGCTGGCGCAGCTCGAGCGCGAAGTGCGCCGGCTGCGCGATGCGCTGGGGCGCACGCCGCAGCCAGGCGCCGCGGAGCCGGTTGGGGCCGGCACGACGGCGGCCCCGGCGCGTCGTCGTGGAGCGGCCGCGCCGGCTCCCGCGAAGCGGGGCGGCAGCGCGTCCAGGAAAGCGGCGAAGACGGCGGCCCGTGCCGGTACCTCCGGCGCCGCCGCGAGACGCGCGGCTGCGGCGCCCGCCGCCGCGCCGAAGAAGGCGGCCAGGCGCGCGTCGTCGGCGCGCAGCGGATTCGGCGGCGCGATCTCCGGCTCGGTGCCGCGCGCACCCGAGCCGATCGCGAAGAAGGGCCCGGCGAAGGCAGCCAAGTCGGTCGGGAAGGGCTCCTCCAGGGGCCCCGCTGCGAAGGCGGCAAAGCCGGTGAAGAAGGGGAGGCGCTGA
- a CDS encoding NRDE family protein, with translation MCLIALAWRQHRHWPLVIAANRDEFHARPTADAGLDPDDPTVYGGRDLVQGGGWLQVSARGRLAAVTNVRDGLGAWAQPRSRGWLVRDFVRGDLSASDFAAGPAAETGYGAFNALLWDGSMLVHASNHPGMQHGNVAPGIHAMSNGAFDAPWPKSMAATRALETWLGCVADIADPPCTADVLEPLFAALADTQVAPDADLPDTGIGLELERALSPPFVSSGVEYGTRCSSVVLVGRRQIVFAERRFGPRGGAIGGSIARIPLPGS, from the coding sequence ATGTGCCTGATCGCCCTCGCCTGGCGCCAGCATCGCCACTGGCCGCTGGTCATCGCCGCCAATCGCGACGAATTCCACGCCCGCCCCACCGCAGACGCCGGCCTCGATCCGGACGACCCCACGGTCTATGGTGGACGCGACCTCGTCCAGGGCGGCGGCTGGCTGCAGGTCTCTGCGCGTGGCCGGCTGGCCGCGGTCACCAACGTCCGCGACGGCCTTGGCGCCTGGGCGCAGCCGCGGTCGCGCGGATGGCTGGTCCGCGACTTCGTCCGCGGCGATCTCTCCGCCAGCGACTTCGCCGCCGGACCGGCCGCGGAAACCGGCTACGGTGCCTTCAACGCGCTGCTTTGGGACGGATCCATGCTGGTCCATGCCAGCAACCATCCGGGCATGCAGCATGGCAACGTGGCGCCGGGCATCCACGCCATGTCCAACGGCGCCTTCGACGCGCCCTGGCCCAAGAGCATGGCGGCGACGCGCGCGCTGGAGACGTGGTTGGGCTGCGTCGCCGATATCGCGGATCCGCCTTGCACGGCCGACGTGCTGGAGCCGCTGTTCGCAGCCCTGGCCGACACGCAGGTGGCGCCCGACGCCGACCTGCCGGATACCGGCATCGGACTGGAGCTGGAACGCGCGCTTTCACCGCCCTTCGTCTCCAGCGGCGTGGAATACGGGACGCGCTGCAGCAGCGTGGTGCTGGTGGGTCGCCGACAGATCGTGTTCGCCGAACGGCGGTTCGGGCCACGGGGCGGCGCCATCGGCGGGAGCATCGCCCGTATTCCGCTGCCGGGCAGCTGA
- a CDS encoding cytochrome c-type biogenesis protein — MSARVAHAAKTVLLAGALALLAAAGLLAPQSAAAQAVRNVQPLEFRDRAEEQRFHQLTLELRCVMCQNQSLADSDAPIAHDLRREVFNLMREGRSDAEIKTFLVERYGEFVLYRPPFGGGTLLLWLGPALVLLAGAVVLVVVVRRRASANRVATDPVDDGQEW, encoded by the coding sequence ATGAGCGCGCGCGTGGCCCATGCCGCGAAGACCGTCCTGCTCGCCGGCGCGCTCGCACTGCTGGCCGCGGCCGGCCTGCTCGCACCGCAGTCCGCCGCCGCGCAGGCGGTGCGCAACGTCCAGCCACTGGAATTCCGCGACCGCGCCGAGGAACAGCGCTTCCACCAGCTCACCCTCGAATTGCGCTGCGTGATGTGCCAGAACCAGTCACTGGCCGATTCCGACGCGCCGATCGCCCACGACCTGCGCCGCGAGGTGTTCAACCTCATGCGCGAAGGCCGCAGCGATGCCGAGATCAAGACCTTCCTCGTCGAGCGCTACGGCGAATTCGTGCTTTACCGCCCGCCGTTTGGCGGCGGCACCCTGCTGCTGTGGCTCGGTCCCGCGCTCGTGCTGCTGGCCGGCGCCGTGGTGCTGGTGGTCGTCGTGCGCCGGCGTGCCTCGGCCAACCGCGTCGCGACCGATCCCGTCGACGACGGACAGGAGTGGTGA
- the phaC gene encoding class III poly(R)-hydroxyalkanoic acid synthase subunit PhaC: MYGPLNITPASLAEEALRLQQKLTAGLQVLREVDDVDFGATRREEVWRDGKVVLYRFIGEREPTVRVPLLIAYALVNRPYMVDLQDNKSLVRQLLARGQDVYIIDWGYPDRSDRFLDLEDYIERFIGGAVDHLRGEYDVDAINLLGICQGGAFSLSYAALNPEKVRNLITMVTPVDFHTPDNMLSNWTRGMDVDLFVDTLGNVPADLMNMCYLTLKPWRLFVQKYVGMADILDDKAAMEDFLRMEKWIFDSPDQAGEAFRQFITMYYQGNGFVEGGIEIGGREVHLGMVEMPVLNIFAEQDHLVPPSASRPLRGLVGTDDYSELSFRGGHIGIYVSGRAQKEVPDAIHGWLSQR, encoded by the coding sequence ATGTACGGTCCGCTCAACATCACGCCCGCGAGCCTGGCCGAGGAGGCGCTCCGCCTGCAGCAGAAGCTCACCGCCGGACTGCAGGTGCTGCGCGAGGTCGACGACGTCGACTTCGGCGCCACGCGGCGCGAGGAGGTCTGGCGCGATGGCAAGGTGGTGCTCTACCGCTTCATCGGCGAGCGCGAACCCACGGTGCGCGTGCCGCTGTTGATCGCCTACGCCCTGGTCAACCGCCCCTACATGGTCGACCTGCAGGACAACAAGTCGCTGGTGCGCCAGTTGCTCGCGCGCGGGCAGGACGTCTACATCATCGACTGGGGCTACCCCGACCGCTCGGACCGCTTCCTCGACCTCGAGGACTACATCGAGCGCTTCATCGGCGGCGCGGTCGACCACCTGCGCGGCGAGTACGACGTCGACGCGATCAACCTGCTCGGCATCTGCCAGGGCGGTGCGTTCTCGCTGAGCTACGCCGCGCTCAACCCGGAGAAGGTGCGCAACCTCATCACCATGGTCACGCCGGTGGATTTCCACACTCCGGACAACATGCTGTCGAACTGGACCCGCGGGATGGACGTCGACCTGTTCGTCGACACCCTCGGCAACGTCCCGGCCGACCTGATGAACATGTGCTACCTGACGCTGAAGCCGTGGCGCCTGTTCGTGCAGAAGTACGTCGGCATGGCCGACATCCTCGACGACAAGGCGGCGATGGAAGACTTCCTGCGCATGGAGAAGTGGATCTTCGATTCACCGGACCAGGCCGGCGAAGCCTTCCGCCAGTTCATCACCATGTATTACCAGGGCAACGGCTTCGTCGAAGGCGGCATCGAGATCGGCGGCCGCGAGGTGCACCTGGGCATGGTCGAGATGCCGGTGCTCAACATCTTCGCCGAGCAGGACCACCTGGTGCCGCCGTCGGCGTCCAGGCCGCTGCGCGGGCTGGTAGGCACCGACGATTACTCCGAGCTGTCGTTCCGCGGCGGCCACATCGGCATCTACGTTTCGGGCCGGGCGCAGAAGGAAGTGCCGGACGCGATCCACGGTTGGCTGTCGCAGCGATGA
- a CDS encoding PspC domain-containing protein, giving the protein MSSVRPRLARPLDDRVLAGVVGGIARRFGWSSTLLRVVYVVASVLSAAFPGILVYLVLWLLMPEDG; this is encoded by the coding sequence ATGAGCAGCGTGCGCCCACGGCTGGCACGTCCGCTGGACGACCGCGTGCTCGCGGGCGTGGTCGGCGGGATCGCGCGGCGCTTCGGCTGGAGTTCGACCCTTCTGCGCGTCGTCTACGTGGTCGCCTCGGTGCTGTCGGCGGCCTTCCCCGGCATCCTGGTCTACCTGGTCCTGTGGCTGCTGATGCCCGAGGACGGTTGA
- a CDS encoding DsbE family thiol:disulfide interchange protein, translating into MNTPLPPGAPLPGAPVPGVPPTGGRRLLAVLLVGGFVALLVLLAWGVSRSDRPDRESLPSPLIGKAAPQFSLPVLHDASYRVGSGDLRGQPYILNVWGSWCPGCQEEHPVLARYAETKKIRVVGYNWKDEPADALRWLEQFGNPYWVVITDYEGETAIEWGIYGAPETFLVDAEGIVRWKHVGPLTDAIVDDVLAPMVAGLESGG; encoded by the coding sequence ATGAACACGCCCCTGCCGCCTGGAGCCCCCTTGCCGGGCGCGCCTGTGCCCGGAGTGCCGCCCACCGGCGGACGCCGCCTGCTGGCCGTCCTGCTGGTCGGGGGCTTCGTGGCCCTGCTGGTGCTGCTGGCCTGGGGCGTGAGCCGCTCCGACCGCCCCGACCGCGAGTCCCTGCCCTCGCCGCTGATCGGCAAGGCGGCGCCGCAGTTCTCGCTGCCGGTCCTGCATGACGCCAGCTACCGCGTCGGCAGCGGGGACCTGCGCGGCCAGCCCTACATCCTCAACGTGTGGGGCAGCTGGTGCCCGGGCTGCCAGGAGGAGCATCCGGTCCTGGCGCGCTACGCGGAAACCAAGAAGATCCGCGTGGTCGGCTACAACTGGAAGGACGAGCCCGCCGACGCGCTGCGCTGGCTGGAGCAGTTCGGCAATCCCTACTGGGTGGTGATCACCGACTACGAAGGCGAGACGGCCATCGAGTGGGGGATCTACGGCGCGCCCGAGACCTTCCTCGTCGACGCCGAGGGCATCGTGCGCTGGAAGCACGTCGGCCCGCTGACCGACGCGATCGTCGACGATGTGCTCGCGCCGATGGTCGCCGGGCTGGAGTCCGGCGGATGA
- a CDS encoding CDP-alcohol phosphatidyltransferase family protein, which translates to MTRQRHFSMLRDFHLADWFTLANAFCGTGAIFAAMRYLQEGAGSSGVRDLLLGMALIPLAFVFDAFDGRIARWRKVASTLGRELDSLADVISFGVAPAALGYACGLQGGWDWVVLSWFVGCGVSRLARYNVTAETLADGGDKVKYFEGTPIPTSVAIVGLLAVAAWQGAIGDNLWLGQWQVGPWQLHPLVLVYALSGSLMISKTLRIPKP; encoded by the coding sequence ATGACCCGCCAGCGCCACTTCTCCATGCTCCGCGACTTCCACCTGGCGGACTGGTTCACGCTTGCCAATGCGTTCTGCGGCACCGGCGCGATCTTCGCCGCGATGCGCTACCTGCAGGAGGGCGCTGGAAGCAGCGGCGTCCGTGACCTGCTGCTCGGCATGGCGCTGATCCCGCTGGCCTTTGTCTTCGATGCCTTCGACGGGCGCATCGCGCGTTGGCGCAAGGTGGCCTCGACGCTCGGGCGCGAACTGGACTCGCTGGCCGACGTCATCTCCTTCGGCGTCGCACCCGCCGCGCTGGGCTACGCCTGCGGCCTGCAGGGCGGCTGGGACTGGGTGGTCCTGAGCTGGTTCGTCGGCTGCGGCGTGAGCCGCCTGGCGCGCTACAACGTGACCGCCGAGACGCTGGCCGACGGCGGCGACAAGGTGAAGTATTTCGAAGGCACGCCGATCCCGACCAGCGTCGCGATCGTCGGACTGCTGGCCGTGGCCGCGTGGCAGGGTGCGATCGGCGACAACCTGTGGCTCGGGCAGTGGCAGGTCGGGCCGTGGCAGCTGCATCCGCTGGTGCTGGTGTACGCGCTGTCCGGCTCGCTGATGATCAGCAAGACCCTGCGCATTCCCAAGCCCTGA